In Drosophila yakuba strain Tai18E2 chromosome X, Prin_Dyak_Tai18E2_2.1, whole genome shotgun sequence, a single genomic region encodes these proteins:
- the LOC6526110 gene encoding uncharacterized protein LOC6526110: protein MLSTFKMRSALQTQRIMRSLCHDSQRIKAQFLVQNEESPSNVEEAEQDKEEQPAAEPRPRAPLYNPLSRRHTVNSSRLQYINDKYKELANEVELRKPKAKPFVSRHALHSGRFDK from the exons ATGCTTAGCACTTTCAAGATGCGATCTGCTCTGCAGACTCAGAGGATAATGCGATCGTTGTGCCATG ATTCGCAACGCATTAAGGCGCAGTTCCTAGTCCAAAATGAGGAATCCCCTTCCAACGTCGAGGAAGCTGAGCAGGATAAGGAGGAGCAGCCCGCGGCGGAGCCACGCCCCCGCGCACCCCTGTACAATCCGCTAAGTCGACGCCACACTGTAAACAGCTCTCGACTGCAGTACATCAATGACAAGTACAAGGAACTGGCCAACGAGGTGGAGTTGCGCAAACCGAAGGCCAAGCCATTCGTCTCCCGCCACGCCCTCCATTCGGGGCGGTTCGACAAGTAG